ACATTTATTTacattgaattttttttttctaaaatctagCAACTAAACACCAtacaatttttatttaaagtaaaTTTATTTCCCAATCAAACATCTTAAAATTCACTAAATCAATCCTAGTTGCTCATATTTCAGATTCTTTCGTAAAAGTTATGTGAACTAAACAAACCCTTTGATGTTTAACGTACTTTTAAGGAGAATTTTTAATCTAAAGAGAGAACAAGAGACTAGTTTCGTATCGAATGCTTATCATACTTGTACGAACATGTCACAATATAATGTGATTTCTAAAGCAATAAGGAATGTCTTGCCACATGCAGtggtgaagcttgagatttctgaccGAGGGTTCGAAAACGTATATAGCAACCACCCTATCTTTTAACCGATGATGATATACAAACATAGAATCAAAAATGAATTTTGCTATCTGACCACATGTCAGTTTGCGTTTGTAAATGAGTTGGCTACAAATGATGATAATCAACTGATTTGAGTTTAGGTAAACTACAACTAATACCTCAAAACAAATTATGGTGTGCAAGCTTGTTATTCTCCCAATAATTACTTAAAAAAACCCTATCTAACAACCTTTTCAATCATCAGCCAACCAAGGTTTTTTTCTCTCTTTTCAAATGATTGGAATGTGACTAAATAATCTAAAAGTTGTAAGATGAATATAGTTTCCAATCTATAAAatcataataaatgataaaaacaCCAACAATTTTAAATCCAGATttgggcttttttttttttttttttttttgtctgttAAACAAAAAATAGATCCAGAAAATGGTAATCTTACATCTCTTCACTAAAGAGTAAAGACACCTCAACACCTCACAGGTTCCATCTGTTTCTATTTCATCATATCTAAATCAATAACTGCATCGGCCCGGCATCAATCTTTGTTCATAAGAGATGTCAAAACGGACGCTTGAACTCAGTCTTACAAATATTTGGTTAAAAATTTCCAAGACATGATGTTTGTAAAAAACAAAGCTTAAATCCATAAAAAGCCCAACCGTCGGTCCAGATATCAGCATTACTTGCAATACTTCTTGAACCAAACTCCTATGTTGACAAAGCTCTCGAAATCTGATTGTGGTCTGCAACACGAATCAATCACATATAAACATATCATATATAACTGATACCCAGTATCATTTACATCAGACATATAATGTGTGCATATTATCATGTCAACAACATTAAAGTTACTAACAGCGATTAACTACCAACGCAAAATGAAACAAGTTTGTAGTTTTGGTTGGTTTTGAAAACGAAACTAAAGTATTTGACTTTTGAGAGTCAATTTCAAACAGAAAATAGAGAACATATTTGTAAGTTATGCCTACGCCCCGCTTgaggtatgcgcatataatgtatatatgtgtgggcgctcggggggcaaaTAACGTTAAaaagggggatggttaatcatgcatcatgtggtggcgttgatagctgaaagacaagggggtagatgcactaatcggcagttgtctcaattgctgagtgttatgacttatgtgccttatgtccaaggcttgatgcaaaactactatcgagccgagggtctcaatagaagcagcctctctattcctacggggtagaggtaaggctgtctacatcttaccctcctcagaccctaccttagcgttgctattggtgggatttactgagtatgatgatttGTAAGTTATGCCCTATCCGCTCTTGAAGTGTATGCTACAAATCAATAATGCATGCAAGGGTTGATATATTGGAAATGACCTGTTAATAGGATGTATATCTTCGGGGAAAACAATCACTTTTGTCACAACTCCCTTTTCCTTCAATGCCCGCGCAAACTGTGTATAAACAAAAAAAGTTTCAGATTAGTATCAGCTGAAGAAAGGTTGAATTTTCTAGTTTCTATtcattaattaataattatattttCAAAAGGACCTCAACGTTCAAATTTGTGGGCTATCTCCTTAGATCTGTTAGAATATATTAGGGTTTAGGCCCGTCTCTACATAATAGGCCCAAAACAGACCCAAAATGACAATTAGGTGAGCTCATTGACCAATTTGGCTGGCAATGATTTTGAATGATGAACTATGCCACTATAAGTGTTTCAAACTTAACAAGGATCAAACTCATTCTGGTGAACCGAAGATGAGCAAATGAAACTCAAATCGACTTCTAAGTGTTTGAATATGACCAAATGAATGTTAATAGTTGTTTTTGGACAATCAAAGTTAAATTGGTCATTAAAGATGATATAATTGGAAATTGTGCTCAAAGAAACACATTAATTGAATTTGGCTCGAATATTAGGTCATTTTGTGTAGTATATTACTTTTGACCAGTAACATTTTTGTGAAGTATattatagggtggggttctagagtgaacactagtgtatttgcgaactgagtgaacaaatcctggccattgatctacacgcgtgtatggccaggatctcatcatcaaatcgtaaaatacactagtgtatttcaacatcaaatcctggccattgatctacacattcgtatagttcactcagttcgcaagctacactagtgttcactcttgaacctaataaTCCATGTTTTGAACATCAACTACGCAAGTCGCTTTATGGCCTTAGGGACTCTCCTGGGGCTTGGTTCGGTAGATTCAATAATTTCAAGATGTCGCGTAATGAGAAAGATCTTTCATTCTTCTATAGATACACGCATGCATAAGCATTCAAGGTCATTTAGCACATACCAGATAACCTATGTAGATATGGTAATCACTAGGACTCATATCATTGGTATCCAACAACTAAAAGATTATTATATCATTCGTATCCAACAACTAAAAGATTATTTATAATACATTTCTAGACTTAAGGATATTGGATCACTAGGATGCTTCCTACGCATTTAAGTTGCACAATGAAAAGATGGAATTTCAATATCTCTACCCAAGTATGTGATATGTACCAATCGGTTGATAGATAATCCGTTGAGTGGATCAAACTCAAAAGAAATTAGCAAGAAGCAAGAGTAGCAATTTAGAGAGAATATTAGACTTTCATAATTTTCATTCATAATCAACTCAAAGAAACTAATGGCTTAAATAGCCTTACATACGAATAACATAAAGAGATTAAATTAACCAACCACAATGCCACTACTTGGAAATTAAAACAACTTCACAGTAATATCTAAATGAGTTACATGGCTTCGTGGGTGTTCATGGTGATCGTGGGTTGACCAAGATTGAAGCATGTATCAGTATGCTCTAAAACTACAATATAAATCACTATATTTAACACATATGATATCTGAGAATTTGGGTTAGAATCTATTAAGGCTCATTCGGGTTGCGTCCTCTAATCTATTTAACCATTGAGTGTCAGCCCAGTGGCCACCGACCCGAGGACACTCGAGGTCACGGGTTCGAAACATGTTTCAGCCCCTCGGGTTGGCAGGCGTTGTCGGGTCGCTAGCTTGGGAAGGGGGATCCCTTCCGCGGTTGGGGGTACCGTGCATCTACCCTTTGTTGTATGCTTTTAGACACAATCTAATTCACCCTTTAACCTTCATAAGACCCATAGCATGAACCAGAATCGCTCACTTAAGAGAGAACAATTGGAATATAACCCACAAAATTATAATTAAATAACTGAAGGAGAAATTATGTAAATGAAGAGCATTCAAGAACTACAAAAGGCAATAGTCATTACCTGCAATCCGTTTGAAACCGGGACTCGGAGATCTTTAGCACCTAAGAGGAAAAGCGTAGGAGTTTTCACCTGGAGATCAAATAACAAGTCAAAAGAGAACAAATGCATATCAAAGTAATTAACAAATTATAATAGATTAATTAATGAGGAAAATGTTTACCTTTGAGATATGTGCAATAGGGGATTTTTCATGAAACAAAGAGATATGTTCGGGTGAAGGGGCTTCGGTATAGCTAGAAACCCCCAGGCTTCCAAATGCTTCCACAAAGCACCAATCGGGTATATCTGATGTACCGACCATCAAAGCAAGATTACAAACGGGGTTCCTCGCAGCAGCGGCAGCAAACTTATCTGGCGCCTGCGCAAACACATATAATCACTACTCATTCATGGTGTATAATACATAATACAGAAAAACCAAGTTGTATCATATACCTGGCCAATCAAGTGTGTAGTTAAGAAACCACCATGGGACCCACCAAGCACGGTTATTTTTGAAGGGTTTGCAAGCCCCTTGTCAACAGCATGATCAACGGCTGTGAGGACATCATTTACATCCTGTGATCCAACTTTGCCCAGAAGTGATTGCAATGCCTCCTCACCATATCCGATTGAACCTCTGCAAAAACATTGCTATTTATGTTTCTAGATAAAACGaaaaaatttaagaaataaaaaaaaaacggcATAAAATGAAGCAGCAGACTTGCCTGTAATTCACGATTAACAAGCTGTATCCAATTGAGGCAAGAAACCCTGAGGTTTTTGAAAAGCTTGACAATGAAACAGAATGAGGGCCTCCATGAAGTATTACAATCATTGGATCACAATCCTCACGCTTCGACTTTGATGATACATATATTGCTTCGATAGGTTTGCAGGCTCCTAATTAGACGCAAATCGAACAAAGATGTAAAGATATACAACACCTAACACCTTgaccggctcgagctcgaatttcaaatcgagctgagatttaaAATCTAGAATTATGTGAAATAGATTTATCTACCAGGTTACCTTTTTTGAGGTTCTCGGAGACATTCTTGACGGGTATCTTCAAAATGTCAAATTGAAGAGATGAAAGTAAAGATTTAACCTGATTTAGATCATATTAAAGTACTTTTTTAGAAACTATTAATGAAGAAAAGCACGCCTGATTAACCGTCTCCAAAAGAAGTAGAGATAGAAAATAAGATGAACATACTTTCTCGTGAGATTCAGACGTGGGGCTTGAAACGTCCAGCCAGCGCCAGATGTCATCTTTAGATTCCTCCTTTGTTATACTACCATATTTGATCTGAGGGACATCTACAAGGCTGCTACATACTTCGAATTGGAATATGAaaccaaaaacatttgtttagtGAAGTTTTCTATTTACTTATGAATCATCAGGCAGAAGGTCGCAATAGAGGcagactaaggggctgtttggcaacttctgaatggttaactACGCAAGTAAAACAAGTTGGGTTGACTTGCAACACTATCTAGTCATTTTTCTTACACAACTTTACATATAAGATAACTAGGTTACAATCCgctgtattacacgggttgatgaATGTAATGTTACATAATTACTaataaaaatgtaatgtttaaaaagCCATATGAATTGCACGGTGTATTATACTAATAGGCTAAAATATAATGTAATTTGTTAACATATACAGTCGTCaagatatatatttaaaaaaatgaacATTCACGTGACAACTATTAATTTTGTTAAGTTAATTTTTGAACATTATTTCTTTCAGCTGGGTATTAACTTTGATTTTTAATACCacctattttttattatttaacatatTGCATTTTTACCATTCCTACCATCCAACCACATaaaatatttgatttttttttggaaaCACCCATAAAAAACAATatcattatttttttcttttttaaatattttaaccaacataattttgaacttggTGAAACTTTTAAGTAAAAATATGagtttattttaaaacttaacaGCTAATTTCATATTAAATTCATTTGGTTAATGATATAATAATATCTTTAATCAAAAAATAAATATCCATAATTaagcatagttgtcaatagcgactatagcgaccgctatagcgcgctatgtagcgaagcgaccaagtgtcgctatttgggtcatagcgaccaatagcgtgaatagcaacagttaatttttttttgatgtaaatagcaattagatatagctataaaatagttggatttataggtttttgttaaatatacatgtaaaatagcatatataccaaggtattttgatataatatacatataaaaattttcaaaattctttttctagtgtatcgctatatATAAAATAGCGGTCGCTATTTCTCGCTATTCGCTATTTAGCATATAGGTCCtttgtcgctatttgtcgctattcgctattaacaactatgtaATTAAGTACGTGAGAGAGGcgggaaaacaaaaaaaaatagatgGTTTCAATGGTTGACACGTGTCCCCCATGGTTttctttattatatagtatagatatagatatagataatagatatagatatatagatatatagataatagatatagatatagatgtaTTCAATATGATTATAGAAACTATGTCatagaaaaaaaaagttatttattTAACGGTTTAGGAGGTTGTAAGCATTCGTTTATATTCCAACCTGCATCCCTTTTAGATCATGTTTTTTACCCATTTGACTTGTCAGAGAAGAAAAATAACTCAAGTCAACCCATGTTaggtaaatgggtcaaaactttCGCCTCTATTTGTGTACCATAACTTTCTCAATAGAACAGATTAGGTTAAATCCAGTACCAACAAGGATGTTATCGCCATTAAGTGTAAGTAAACTCCACGAATGATTTGAATTGCTGGGAGTGATTCTTGTTACTTTCCCACTGCAAATAGAGGAGTCAAGCCGTCAATAGAGAAGCTGTAGCATTGTTAATGAGCAATgagatgatatatatatatatatatattatatattaccTTTGCACATTCACAGAAAGTATTACTTCAGCGCTGCCCCAAACGGAAGATAAGATCATTGTAGATCCATCTGAAAGCCATGGTTTACTAAGCATATTAAAACAGTAGATCCCTGGGAAGCAACCATCCTCGTCCGGACACATCACAACAGGAACCTAAACAAACCCATGGTCTGTCAGTTCTAATTAGAAGATGTCAAAAACAATTTCGTAGAAATGCTTCAAAGCCTATTTTTAGAGATCAATATACCATTCTGTTCTTCCAGTTTTAATATAACATGTCAAAtacatagttgtcaatagcgaataGTGGACGATGGCGACAAGctacctatatgctacgtagcgatagcgacGAAATAGCGTCCACTATTTTGATATAGTAAAAAATTTaagattttcttttttttttgaacggccaacagaatcaatcccgagcactctcggggcacccactggaccaaacggagtactccgagagtaacccgagtccaccaccaattccggggaaaacccggtaatccacccgcccgtaggcacgacggtgaaattaccggtaaaacccgtttggctcaaggatcgaacccaggtttccctaggtctcctatcattgcccaccaatgcctcactctgcaccaagtgggagttgaacttgcatctctcaagagaaatgcaagccttccaccacttgatctagagatcattggctttAAGAAATCTTTTACATGcatattttatcaaaatacgctatttttacatgtatatttCATCTAAATACGAtatttttacatgtatatttCATCTACTGAATACACATCTTTTTTCAATcgtgaaacaaaaaaaaaaaaaaaaaaaaaaacctaacggGCATCActatttgtatttatctaatttttTTACAGAAAaggtcgctatttgtcgctataaACCCTATAGCGCCATATGGACGCATTGCTACATAGCACGCTATATAGCCGCTAGTTACAACTAAAGTCAAATATTTATGAAActagaagaaaaagaaaagtgcTGGTGGGTTAATCGAACCCATTTTCACATTGCTAAATTTCTCTTTTTTGGCCTAAACCATTTTGACTGTAATCCTACCAGTATTATCTTTCCCTTCCGTTTTACAACACCTATAGATATAAAAACAGTTGAAATTACGATCAAATATCAACTCACCACATCGACAATCTTGGCAGGGCTTGGTTCTCCTTCATTGTTCCACACAGTTTTATGAATAGATTGTGTAGCACAATGTGCCCCAGTGTCTATACAAGTTTTCGCAGAAAAAAACACAAGAAACTTTCCATCTGGACTGAAAACCAAAAACACAGTTATCGATTCCCATTTAGCGTTTTTGAAAGAGCGAAATACAATGGTTCAAAAAAGTTGATTACTCTTTGCATACTCACGTGAATCGTGGGTAGAAAGCACTACTCGTGCCTTGAGTCAGATTTATCACGGATGCATCATCGTTTACAGCATTGTCTTTGATTTCCGATTCGAACGACGGAGACTTTACAGCATATATCGCACAAGGCCTATTATAGCAATATATCATCCCAAACTTCCTAACGTCTGAAGGCCACCCGACAAAAATCAGATATTCATGTGACCCTTTTGTTGTTGGAGCCCATACAACTTGTCCAACACTCAGTGACCTCCCAATCCCTTGTACCGCACGAACATCTCCactaaaataacaaaacaaaaatcATATCGAGAGTTGTTAATTTCTTTTTACAATATGTCGATAAACCTTGGTAACTGTCCAGACCTGTTGATATTGATGACAAAGAGAGCGGGCTGCCTCTTTCCGGAATACGCTTCACCCCAATCCTCCTCCCAGTCCCCTTGACCTTTCCAACTACTTAAATCCTTGTCGGTTGAATTGGGACCAGCGTCTTTTTTGTAACCGGCTGTATCGCTAAATGACGGTTTTTGCACACTTGGTTCCTCTGCAACATATGCAATTGCACTTTCATCGGAGTTCCATGAGATTCCCTGAAACCTGTTCCAACCCAAGATATATCATAATCATTTTAATAACACACATCCAAACACAATCTACTTTGGAACACTTACCATCCGTCTGCATACACAGAACCATGTTTGGACTGAGGAACACGAATCTCCTTCTCTAACTGAAACGGGCCCCATATTTCAAAGACAGTCGGTGAATCATTTTCGGGATTTCTAACGACAAGAAGCTTTGAGCCTGATGGGGAGGGAACCATCAGAGATGCACCTGTAACGTCAATTGGAAACGGTGCCCATTCAGCATCCACACCACCATTTGAATTTTCAGAGATGACACTTGACAACATTAGTTTCTTCCTCTTGTTCGCTAAAAGATTCGGTTGGGTAATTGAAAACATAGTGCGAGACCCCTGACCTGCAGGCACAGGTTAAAGAACCATCCtttataacacaaaaataaaacaaacagcTTATAAAAAAGAAGCTATGAAAATAGAGGGTGTGTACCGCTGGATGACTTGAAGGTCCACGCTTTGTCAATGGTAGACATGCTTGTGAATTCTTTGTACAATTTAGATAGAGAAACGTATTCTTCTTCCATGTTGACTTCTACGCTGGCTGCAACTTCCTTCACGGCACTGACTCCTGAGCCATCCATTCCTGAGCAGACCCGGAGGCGTTTGCTAGAAAATCTGTtcacaaaatataaatataaaacttATAATAAACATATTTTTACCTAATAGTAATTATATCAGCATCATATGTTTTCTACTTAAAAATTTTATTCCACTCAAAAATTTTATTCCTATATTAAACGAACatgtattgtattttttttcgCTTAGGTCGGCCTAATCACCACTTACATAGCTAACCATTAGGTCACTTAACCCTTAGCTCGGTAACAAACAACGAAAAAACAGGTAAGACTGATTTATAATAAAATGTCTTTCAGGGTTTCAAATAGGCGTGCCTAATTAATCacaacttctttttttttttttttttttctgaacggCCAACTAAATCACCGGATAAGCATCCTGGGATGCCCTCAATCGAGCAAATGCATCCCCTCCTCCATTGCGGTCAGAGTTGGATGCATACCCGAGCCACCAAGCCACCAGTTCCGGGAAAAACCGCCTGCCCGAAGGCCCTCTGCGGTAAAACCCGATTTGGCTCGGTTTCGAACTGGCAACCTCTAGAGAGGCCCTAGGTTTTAAAAAGCGTGCTAAGCGTGAGGCGCACTAAGGCGCAGGTCTCAGCGCCTCAGGGCACCTGAGGCGCTTTTT
The sequence above is drawn from the Helianthus annuus cultivar XRQ/B chromosome 12, HanXRQr2.0-SUNRISE, whole genome shotgun sequence genome and encodes:
- the LOC110894440 gene encoding acylamino-acid-releasing enzyme codes for the protein MLLLRYLTNTSLSTYPAFHPQLVLSFPKPPPRSSSPHRSLLRFSSKRLRVCSGMDGSGVSAVKEVAASVEVNMEEEYVSLSKLYKEFTSMSTIDKAWTFKSSSGQGSRTMFSITQPNLLANKRKKLMLSSVISENSNGGVDAEWAPFPIDVTGASLMVPSPSGSKLLVVRNPENDSPTVFEIWGPFQLEKEIRVPQSKHGSVYADGWFQGISWNSDESAIAYVAEEPSVQKPSFSDTAGYKKDAGPNSTDKDLSSWKGQGDWEEDWGEAYSGKRQPALFVININSGDVRAVQGIGRSLSVGQVVWAPTTKGSHEYLIFVGWPSDVRKFGMIYCYNRPCAIYAVKSPSFESEIKDNAVNDDASVINLTQGTSSAFYPRFTPDGKFLVFFSAKTCIDTGAHCATQSIHKTVWNNEGEPSPAKIVDVVPVVMCPDEDGCFPGIYCFNMLSKPWLSDGSTMILSSVWGSAEVILSVNVQSGKVTRITPSNSNHSWSLLTLNGDNILVVCSSLVDVPQIKYGSITKEESKDDIWRWLDVSSPTSESHEKVKSLLSSLQFDILKIPVKNVSENLKKGACKPIEAIYVSSKSKREDCDPMIVILHGGPHSVSLSSFSKTSGFLASIGYSLLIVNYRGSIGYGEEALQSLLGKVGSQDVNDVLTAVDHAVDKGLANPSKITVLGGSHGGFLTTHLIGQAPDKFAAAAARNPVCNLALMVGTSDIPDWCFVEAFGSLGVSSYTEAPSPEHISLFHEKSPIAHISKVKTPTLFLLGAKDLRVPVSNGLQFARALKEKGVVTKVIVFPEDIHPINRPQSDFESFVNIGVWFKKYCK